The stretch of DNA TGACGTGGACGTCGGGCGCCTACAACGTCCGAAGCCCGATCGCGGTGCGGGGGGCGAAGTTCGCCGCGCCGGAGGAGATCACGGGCACGGGCGTGAACGGCTCGGCCAGCTTCGAGGTGACGTTCGGGTACAGCGGCGCGTACACGGCGCGGGCCCATGGGCTCGAGCCGGCGACGCTCACAGTCGACAACGTCCTGCAGGACCCGGATCAGTCGTTCGATCCCAGTGATGTGCGTGCGGGAGGCGCGAACGCACATGAGTTCGACCTGAGCGGTGTGGCGCACTTCCGCATCGCGATCCCGCCGGAGGCGACGGAACCCGATGCGGACCTGGACGTCTACGTCTTCGATCCGAACGGTGATCTGGTCGCCTCGAGCACGCTCGGCGGGACCGACGAGCAGGTCGATCTCTCGGAGCCGGCAGACGGAACGTGGACCGTGTACGTCCACGGCTGGCAGGCGCCCGGCGGTGACTCGGACTACACGATGTACTCGTGGGCGATCTCCGGCACCCCCGGCGGCAATCTGACGATCGACAGCGCCCCGTCGGCCGCGGTGAAGAACGAGACGGCCACGATCCAGGTGTCGTGGACCGGCGCGACGGCGGGCGAGTGGCACCTCGGTGCGGTGTCGCACAACGACGCCACCGGCCGCTTCGGGCTCACGCTGGTGGAGGTCGACAACCGCTGAGTGGGTAGGGCGCCCGGTTCGGCCGGGCGCCCATCCGCTCGCGCCTCGTCAAAGGGCTCGGCTGGCACGCAGCGTCAGAGCTGACGATCACGTTGTGTGTGACGCCTTGCTAGGCGGTGCGACTGCGCCTCCGCGGCAAGGGCACACCGAACGGTGTGAAGGGGAGCCGCGAGACCGCGTCTCTGATCACCACGAGATCGGCGCGGTCGAGCTCGAGCAGCTCGGGCGGGGGCTCGAACATCGCGTGGAGCACTCGGTCGCGTGTCTTCGCTCCGCGGGAGGTCAACACGACGGACTTCACCCGCCGGTCACCCGGCACGGTTCGGCGCTCGGCCAGGCCCCGCTCTTCCAGGCGATCGACGATCCACGTTGCGTTCGACGCATCGCATACCCACTCGTCGGCCATCTCGCGCATCGTTCGACCGGTCTCCGTGTCCAACGTGGCGAGCGCTCGCATGTCGTTCGGCGTGAGGCCGTACGCGGCGAGGATCCGCTGGCGCTGTCGAACGGTGTCGAAGAAGTAGCGGGCAAGCGGTTGCCACGCTTCGCGCGCCAACGTCTGCTTGCTTCCCCGATCGGTGGTCATCTATCTCAATCGTAGACGGTCCGACAGGAACATTCAAGAAGCTCAAACGTCTCAACGACTCGATAGTTGCATGATCTCAAGCATCTGTGGTATCACATGACGCCTGAACGAGGAGGGTTTCGATGAGCGACAGCGCGATCATCGCTGAAGGGCTGGAGAAGCGGTTCGGGGATGTGGAGGCGCTCGCCGGCGTCGACTTCCAAGTCCGAGCCGGCTCCGTCTTTGGTCTTCTCGGGCCGAACGGCGCCGGCAAGACCACGGCGGTTCGGATCCTCACGACGATCCTCGAGCCCGACGCAGGCAGGGCGACCGTCCTCGGACACGACGTGGTCGCCGAGGCCGAACGGGTGCGGCTCCGGATCGGCTTGGCCGGTCAGTCCGCGACCGTCGACCCGAACCTCACCGGGCGCGAGAACCTCCGCCTCGTCGGACGGCTCGTGCGCCTCGACCGTCCGACCATTTCGACTCGCGCGTCCGAGCTCCTGGAGCGCTTCGACCTGGCCGACGCGGCCGACCGGCCGGTCAAGACGTACTCGGGAGGGATGCGCCGGCGTCTCGACGTCGCGGCCTCGCTCGTCGGGCGGCCGCCCGTCCTGTTCCTGGACGAACCGACGACCGGGCTCGACCTGCGAAGCCGCGAGGCGCTGTGGGACACGATCCGCGCGCTAGTCGCCGAAGGCACGACGGTCCTGCTCACTACGCAGTACCTCGAGGAGGCCGACCGGCTGGCCGACCGCGTCGCGGTTGTCGACAACGGGAGGGTCATCGCCGAGGGAACGCCCCCCGAGCTCAAGGCGCAGCTCGGAAACACGGTGATCGAGTTCGGCATGGGCGACGAATCCGACGCGTCACGCGCCGAGTCGGTGCTCGCCCGCCTCGGCGGGATCTCGCCGGAGCGCGAGGGCACCACGATCCGGGTTCCGTCCGGCGACGGACCCCGAGCGCTCATGGGCGTTCTCCGTGAGCTCGACATGGAACAGCTGTTCCCGGCGACGCTCGCCGTTCGAGAACCGAGCCTCGACGACGTGTTCCTGAGGCTCACCGGTCATCACGTCGAGGGGGCGGTCGAGGAAGAAACAGAGCCCGCACCCGTGGGAGGTGTTCGTCGATGAGTGCCATCGCCATCCCGGCAGAACGGCAGGGCCTCGGCAGACTGAGCGGCGCGGTCTCCGACACGCTGGCCATGACGTGGCGCGGCTTGCTGACCTACATCCGTGTGCCTCAGCTGCTGGTGTTCTCCACGATTCAACCCGTGTTGTTCGTGCTGCTCTTCCGGTACGTGTTCGGCGGCGTGGTCGGGAACGACCTTTCGGTGCCGTACGTGGATTTCCTGCTCCCCGGTGTGTTCGTCCAGATGACGGTCTTCGGCGCGACGGCCACCGCGGTCGGCTTGGCAACCGATCTGAAGAGCGGTCTTCTCGAGCGGTTCCGCTCACTCCCCATGGCGCGTTCGGCGGTGCTTGCCGGACGCACCTCGGCGGATCTGTTCCGCAACGTGTTCGTCATCCTGCTCGTGATGCTCGTCGGGTTC from Actinomycetota bacterium encodes:
- a CDS encoding ATP-binding cassette domain-containing protein — its product is MSDSAIIAEGLEKRFGDVEALAGVDFQVRAGSVFGLLGPNGAGKTTAVRILTTILEPDAGRATVLGHDVVAEAERVRLRIGLAGQSATVDPNLTGRENLRLVGRLVRLDRPTISTRASELLERFDLADAADRPVKTYSGGMRRRLDVAASLVGRPPVLFLDEPTTGLDLRSREALWDTIRALVAEGTTVLLTTQYLEEADRLADRVAVVDNGRVIAEGTPPELKAQLGNTVIEFGMGDESDASRAESVLARLGGISPEREGTTIRVPSGDGPRALMGVLRELDMEQLFPATLAVREPSLDDVFLRLTGHHVEGAVEEETEPAPVGGVRR
- a CDS encoding ABC transporter permease — translated: MSAIAIPAERQGLGRLSGAVSDTLAMTWRGLLTYIRVPQLLVFSTIQPVLFVLLFRYVFGGVVGNDLSVPYVDFLLPGVFVQMTVFGATATAVGLATDLKSGLLERFRSLPMARSAVLAGRTSADLFRNVFVILLVMLVGFAVGFRVHTNVFAVLAGIGIVLLFAYSLSWTFAGVGLAVGDPETAQAASFPIVFPLIFASSLFIPVASMPTWLQGFAEHQPVSVTASAVRALMIGGETATYVVQSLAWIVVIIAIAAPLAVRKYRRTI
- a CDS encoding MarR family transcriptional regulator, yielding MTTDRGSKQTLAREAWQPLARYFFDTVRQRQRILAAYGLTPNDMRALATLDTETGRTMREMADEWVCDASNATWIVDRLEERGLAERRTVPGDRRVKSVVLTSRGAKTRDRVLHAMFEPPPELLELDRADLVVIRDAVSRLPFTPFGVPLPRRRSRTA